From Mumia sp. ZJ1417:
GTCGACGTCAGACGTGCTCAGCGCGTACAGGACCGTGGAGCCCTGACGTGACGACGTCACGAGGCCCGCGCGGCGCAGGACGGCGAGCTGCTGAGAGAGGTTGGACGCCTCGATCTCGAGCTCGTTGAGCAGGTCGCGGACGGGGGTCGGCCCGGCCTGGAGGATCTC
This genomic window contains:
- a CDS encoding helix-turn-helix transcriptional regulator, giving the protein MTSNVPLYQAKAELFRTLGHPARIRVLEILQAGPTPVRDLLNELEIEASNLSQQLAVLRRAGLVTSSRQGSTVLYALSTSDVDDLLAAGRRILADIWQDTEGMLAALRRDGG